Genomic DNA from Polyodon spathula isolate WHYD16114869_AA chromosome 8, ASM1765450v1, whole genome shotgun sequence:
TGTAAGCGCAATTGTTTAGTGCACGCTAAGCTGATACTCACTTCTATTAGAagttacatgaaaaaaaaacatgaatacaagaAAAGACAGAAGTTTATATTGTAAACACAGGtctttgttaataaaatacacactggCACGCTTTCTTTGAAACTCCAAAGTGCATTTTTCTAGGATTGTAATACTTACACTACTGGTCTATTCTGTTAGTTTGGCTTCATCTTTGTTATAATACAGTTACAATTTTAAAGTAgtacttttctttttgtcttaaactaaacaaaaatatcgAAAAAATAAGTGGCAACTTCCGGAATGAGATTTGGTCTAACAGGGCAGTGCTGCCCCTCCCTTTCACTCCAGCGAGGAGGCAGAGCTGAAAGAAAAGATCCTGCTCCTCTGGTTCAGGGGGTCACCTTCGCCTGAGGCTTTGGGGGCTGCACTGGAGCCAGCCGACGCATCTTGAAGTAGGAAACAACCTGGCTGGGCACCTCAGCCAACACAGACTGGGCAAGGGCTTCCCGAGGGGCCTGGGGAGAGGAGAACCACAGGCATCAGTGAGGgggctgcacagcacagcactcactAAAGCATTGCCCCAggacaagcaaaacaaaagcactGTTCAAACAGGGAACCATTACTGCATTCAGCCAACAGACTGCACTTGAAGTAAATATCCTGTTCAAAAGAAATCCGATCCACACAGTTGGGTCATTAGAAGTAAAGAGGATGATCATGCCTACTCTTTAAAAAGCACACTTATTAGTAGGAGTACTTTACAAGGAAAGAATTTCCCTTTTGATCCTGCAGAACGTCCAAAGAATTAGCGCAACAGGCACTAATCGCCAACATGCACGCCCTAATTTTTTTATATCACTGCttcgccacacacacacacacctggaaaaaattaagagaccactgcaaaattatcagtttctctggttttactatttataggtatgtgtttaggtaaaatgaacatttttgttttattctataaactactgacaacatttctcccaaattccaaataaaaatattgtcatttagagcatttatttgcagaaaatgacaactggtcaaaataacaaaaaagatgcagtgttgtcagacctcgaataatgcaaagaaaataagttcagattcatttttaaacaacacaatactaatgttttaacttaggaagagttcagaaatcaatatttggtggaataaccctgattttcaagcacagctttcatgcgtcttggcatgctctccaccagtctttcacattgatgttgggtgactttatgccactcctggcgcaaaaattcaagcagctcggctttgtttgatggcttgtgaccattcgtcttcctcttgatcacattccagaggttttcaatggggttcaggtctggagattgggctggccatgacagggtcttgatctggtggtcctccatccacaccttgattgacctggctgtgtggcatggagcactgtcctgctggaaaaaccaatcctcagagttggggaacattgtcagagcagaaggaagcaagttttcttccaggacaaccttgtacttggcttgattcatgcgcccttcacaaagacaaatctgcccgattccagccttgctgaagcacccccagatgagtcgaattttcagctttgcccaacacctggtcatctaatggttagacggagacccggagaggcctacaagccacagtgtctcgcacccactgtgaaatgtggtggagggttggtgatgatctgggggtgcttcagcaaggctggaattgggcagctttggcatgaatcaagccaagtacaaggttgtcctggaagaaaacttgcttccttctgctctgacaatgttccccaactctgaggattggtatttccagcaggacagtgctccatgccacacagccaggtcaatcaaggtgtggatggaggaccaccagatcaagaccctgtcatggccagcccaatctccagacctgaaccccattgaaaacctctggaatgtgatcaagaggaagacggatggtcacaagccaccaaacaaagccgagctgcttgaatttttgcaccaggagtggcataaagtcacccaacatcaatgtgaaagactggtggagagcatgccaagacgcatgaaagctgtgcttgaaaatcagggttattccacaaaatattgatttctgaactcttcctaagttaaaacattaatattgtgttgtttaaaaatgaatctgaacttattttctttgcattattcgaggtctgacaacactgcatcttttttgttattttgaccagttgtcattttctgcaaataaatgctctaaatgacaatatttttatttggaatttgggagaaatgttgtcagtagtttatagaataaaacaaaaatgttcattttacccaaacacatacctataaatagtaaaaccagagaaactgataattttgcagtggtctcaattttttccagagctgtgtgtgtatgtatgtatgtatgtagtacattatatatatatatatatatatatatatatatatatatatatatatatatatatatatatatatatatataaatacacacacacaagacgtGTTAAAGGACTGACTAACACACACTATTCTGGTTTGCTATAGCAGAACAGAGGACACGCTTACATTCAAGAAATCTCTGAAAGGTACAAACTGCACAACATCCCTGGCAGCACTCTCTCCAGTCGGAGATTTCAGAACACCATTGTCTCCATCCAGAAACTCCATTGCTTTGAAATCCGCCTCTCCAACCCCAATGATGATGATGGACATGGGCAGCTTGGAGCAGTTCACAATGGCTTGTCTGGTCTGGTCCAGGTCAGTGATCTCCCCGTCAGTGATGATCATCAGAACAAAATATTGCTgcaagaaacatttttatttaggaGTCAGGTCAGCTTACGATGACAAACCAAGGGACTGCCTAAAAGTGGGCAATATACACccaaattatttaatttacataatatatatatatatatatatatatatatatatatatatatatatatatttatatatatatatatatatatatattatatatatatattatatatatatatatatatatatatatatatatattttttttttttttttgcattcttatatttgtggggacttctcattgactcattatatttttattttagtctaGTCAGGCAAAACTCCCCACAGGCTGAAATTCGataacaaaactaaatatttttgcaAGCTGGGGCTGTCTTCACAACGTCAGTTTTTCAGGCGTTTTGTCTTGCACATTGATGGTAATatctgcccacacacacacacacacacgtgtaacACGTTTTGCTATCATTTTCTGCAACTAGTATTTTCTCTCCCGACGTGACATGACAAGACACAGCCTGTCATCAAATGCCCACCTAGTCCGTTGTGAAACCGCATTTATATCTCAATAATAACTGAAGAGAGTAGACCAGGTGCACTTTGTCACAGTACTCTGGAGCTTGCCTATAGAAAGGAATACACTCTGAACTTACACCTGCTGTGTTCTGCTGTGCTCCTCCAGACGCAATCCTGGCTACGTGGTTTATGATGGGGGAGAAGTTGGTGGGTCCGTACAGCTTCACTTGTGGTAAAGCCGCACGATAGGCTTCCACGATCCCTGTTATGCCTGAAATATACAGCAGACAGACATTTACAATACAATAGTTTCTTGTGGCTGTAGTAATACTAGGGTGTCTATAAACATTACGACATCCTATATTTAAATCTGTTACTGTTGAAACAAAGACTAGCTTCTaaaagaagaaatgtttttttttctttacttaaaataaaaacagcatgcttTAAAATACCATAGGTGAGAATTTACGGAatataaaatgaatgaagccGTTTACCTTGGCAGTAAGGGCTACTGGGGTTGAAGTTGAGCGCAAATTCATGAGACACCTTGAAAAGAGTGGAAGGTATTAGTATTTACTGGGAACACTCCCACCTACCCCATCCCCTGAACACCACAATAAGGACGTCTCCTACAACAGCAAGTCTTACCTGAAAGTTTGGCGGGACCTGGGCTCCAAACCCAAAGGCAGGGAACAATTTATCTCTGCAAGGCAAAACAGAGGAATATCGGGCAAGCAAGATTTTAACTTAATTGTTGCTTAAATACCAGCCgccttggaattttttttttttttttctgcgataaGTCAACCAACTCGAGctaaaaatttgtttttttcttgactgGATTAAAATTCTCAAAAAGGTGCAGCAGTGTAAGCCACACAATTCATTCAAATATTGACATGTTCTTACGTGTCATAATCTTGAATCACCTGTCCCACGGACCAGAGTGCTGTGAGGTACTGATTCATCCCGCTGGGACTCATGTAGTGTAGGGAATCTGGGGATCTGGGATCCCCGTTGGACCCGGTGAAGTCAATACCAACCtagaacaaaaacagacacacactgatCAAAAGCTACTATGTGAAGCAAATGTTAACTATGTGAATGCCAAAAACAGCAACGGCAGAACGTACTGTGAAATTAATTTGACACCCTCCCATGACGTAATCCAGGAACGAATACTCGGCttcaatctgtttaaaaaaatacatatataattttaaacTCATCACAACAAGAATATTCATATTTAGTACGCTGTATAAATCATTTGCTACTCTTTC
This window encodes:
- the LOC121320199 gene encoding copine-1-like, which produces MGDVPLYYFTSTAELLAVKDQAVEYDCIHPEKKQKKKSYKNSGVVRIRSCTIEAEYSFLDYVMGGCQINFTVGIDFTGSNGDPRSPDSLHYMSPSGMNQYLTALWSVGQVIQDYDTDKLFPAFGFGAQVPPNFQVSHEFALNFNPSSPYCQGITGIVEAYRAALPQVKLYGPTNFSPIINHVARIASGGAQQNTAGQYFVLMIITDGEITDLDQTRQAIVNCSKLPMSIIIIGVGEADFKAMEFLDGDNGVLKSPTGESAARDVVQFVPFRDFLNAPREALAQSVLAEVPSQVVSYFKMRRLAPVQPPKPQAKVTP